One part of the Bacteroidota bacterium genome encodes these proteins:
- a CDS encoding COX15/CtaA family protein — translation METSNKLRYQLIVWLLSGCFLVFGMVVVGGITRLTGSGLSITEWKVVTGTIPPLNEVQWNAEFEKYKQIPQFKSVNAHFTLSDFKFIYFWEYIHRLFGRMIGLVFIIGLLYFYVRKAIPKGLMPKLILMFVLGGIQGFLGWYMVASGLSQNIRVSHIRLAIHLTFAFITFGYIFWVALTQLYNRKVSNATELTSFRKHAFTLLLLLTLQVIYGAFVAGTKAGWTYNTWPKMGVEWVPESIGFAWTKDGISSLINNLASIQFIHRGLAYILAFFIIIYSIKLFKTNLNPGQKNAVWFLLAGIFMQVLLGILTLLMQVPLWLGVMHQAVAFFLFAGVIYLLHRLKFE, via the coding sequence ATGGAAACTTCCAATAAACTACGCTATCAATTAATTGTGTGGTTGCTTAGTGGCTGTTTTCTTGTCTTCGGAATGGTGGTAGTTGGAGGAATTACCCGTCTTACCGGATCAGGTTTGTCTATTACTGAATGGAAGGTAGTCACCGGAACTATTCCGCCCCTGAACGAGGTGCAATGGAATGCTGAATTTGAAAAGTACAAACAAATACCTCAGTTTAAATCTGTAAATGCGCATTTCACACTTTCAGATTTTAAATTTATTTACTTCTGGGAATATATTCATCGCTTGTTCGGTAGAATGATCGGATTGGTTTTTATTATAGGTCTCCTTTATTTTTATGTCCGGAAAGCAATTCCTAAAGGTCTGATGCCGAAGTTGATTCTTATGTTCGTGCTGGGGGGTATTCAAGGATTTTTGGGATGGTATATGGTGGCGAGCGGATTGTCACAAAATATCAGAGTAAGTCATATTCGCCTGGCTATTCATCTGACTTTCGCCTTTATCACTTTTGGATATATTTTCTGGGTGGCGCTAACTCAATTATATAACCGAAAAGTTTCTAACGCTACAGAATTAACGTCGTTTAGAAAACATGCATTCACTTTACTTTTATTGTTGACTCTACAAGTGATCTATGGAGCTTTTGTAGCCGGTACGAAAGCAGGATGGACGTATAATACATGGCCGAAGATGGGTGTGGAATGGGTGCCGGAATCGATAGGATTTGCCTGGACAAAGGACGGAATTTCAAGCCTGATTAATAATCTTGCGAGTATACAGTTTATACATCGTGGACTAGCTTATATACTTGCCTTCTTCATTATCATCTATTCCATAAAACTATTCAAAACAAATTTAAATCCCGGACAAAAAAATGCAGTATGGTTTCTGTTGGCCGGTATTTTTATGCAGGTGCTTTTAGGTATACTCACTTTGTTAATGCAAGTGCCTTTATGGTTAGGCGTCATGCATCAGGCAGTAGCTTTCTTCCTCTTTGCCGGAGTGATTTATCTTCTGCACAGACTAAAGTTTGAATAA
- the bstA gene encoding bacillithiol transferase BstA, translating into MIVDTLRYPIGKFNPPEQITEEDISKWIAIIESLPLKMREAVNGLTSQQLDSPYREGGWTIRQVVHHMADSHMNAYIRFKLALTEDNPTIKPYLEEKWAEQIEARHGQIEMSLRILEALHHRWTVVLSNIYSTDWKRTYYHPENKKTTSLEHALGLYAWHSQHHLAHILNYRMGKGW; encoded by the coding sequence ATGATTGTAGACACTTTAAGATATCCCATAGGAAAATTCAATCCTCCTGAACAAATCACAGAAGAAGACATCAGCAAATGGATTGCTATTATTGAATCACTACCCTTAAAAATGAGAGAGGCGGTGAATGGCCTCACTTCACAACAGTTAGATTCTCCTTATCGGGAAGGAGGCTGGACGATCCGTCAGGTAGTACATCATATGGCCGACAGTCATATGAATGCCTACATCCGTTTCAAATTAGCTTTAACAGAAGATAACCCTACCATAAAACCATACCTCGAAGAAAAGTGGGCCGAACAAATTGAAGCCCGACACGGACAAATAGAGATGTCGCTGAGAATTCTTGAAGCCCTGCATCATCGCTGGACTGTCGTTTTATCAAATATCTACTCCACTGACTGGAAGAGGACCTATTATCATCCGGAAAACAAAAAAACAACTTCCCTTGAACATGCTTTAGGATTATATGCATGGCATAGCCAACATCACCTTGCACATATTTTAAATTATCGAATGGGCAAAGGTTGGTAG
- a CDS encoding aspartate kinase — translation MKIFKFGGASVKDVESVKNVSSILKLYPGEPLVVVVSAMAKTTNALEKVVKSYCSGSGEAGALLNEVRSFHVQLMEQLFPDANAEVYTKVNNYFVEMEWVLEEEPREYDFVYDQIVSFGELISTTIISYFLDGMGIANRWVDIRDCLLTDNTYREGKVNWEESAKRVKAVIPDLINERNPIVITQGFIGATSENYTTTLGREGSDYTAAILAHILEAESLTIWKDVPGVLNADPKFFNDAQKLEQLSYHDAIELAYYGASVIHPKTIKPLENKNIPLYVKSFLQPQAKGTVIGKDLQTKPQVPSFIFKSDQVLISIAAKDFSFIAEENLSSIFSCFADLGVKMNLMQNSAISFSVCIDDDAFKTPKLIELLKKDYWVRYNAGLQLYTIRYYYPSTIETLSQGRDILLEQRSRTTAQIVMKEAEKPA, via the coding sequence ATGAAAATCTTCAAGTTTGGCGGTGCTTCGGTAAAGGATGTAGAATCTGTAAAGAATGTATCCTCCATTTTAAAATTGTATCCGGGAGAACCACTCGTAGTAGTCGTTTCTGCTATGGCTAAGACCACAAATGCCCTTGAGAAAGTCGTGAAATCCTATTGTTCAGGATCCGGGGAAGCTGGAGCTTTATTGAATGAAGTAAGGAGTTTTCACGTCCAATTAATGGAACAGTTGTTTCCGGATGCTAACGCTGAAGTATATACGAAAGTCAATAATTATTTCGTCGAGATGGAATGGGTGCTGGAAGAAGAGCCCCGTGAATATGATTTTGTTTATGACCAGATCGTTTCCTTTGGAGAATTGATTTCAACCACTATTATCAGCTATTTTCTTGATGGTATGGGAATTGCCAACAGGTGGGTCGATATCCGCGATTGTTTACTCACGGATAATACGTACCGCGAAGGCAAAGTGAACTGGGAGGAGAGTGCAAAGCGGGTGAAGGCCGTCATTCCTGATTTGATCAATGAAAGAAATCCTATTGTCATTACGCAAGGTTTTATTGGAGCTACTTCAGAAAATTATACCACTACGCTTGGTCGTGAAGGATCAGATTATACAGCAGCAATTCTGGCCCATATTCTGGAAGCCGAATCCTTGACGATTTGGAAGGATGTTCCGGGGGTATTAAATGCCGATCCCAAATTTTTTAATGATGCGCAGAAACTGGAACAACTGAGCTATCATGATGCCATTGAATTGGCGTATTATGGTGCTTCGGTGATTCATCCAAAAACAATAAAGCCGCTGGAGAACAAGAATATCCCTTTGTATGTAAAATCTTTTCTGCAGCCTCAGGCAAAAGGTACGGTTATCGGCAAGGACCTTCAAACCAAGCCGCAGGTGCCGTCTTTTATTTTTAAATCAGATCAGGTGCTTATTTCTATAGCGGCCAAGGATTTTTCTTTTATCGCGGAAGAGAATTTAAGTTCTATTTTTTCCTGTTTCGCTGATTTGGGTGTAAAAATGAACCTCATGCAAAACTCTGCTATATCTTTTTCTGTTTGTATAGATGATGATGCATTTAAAACCCCAAAATTGATTGAGTTGTTGAAAAAGGATTATTGGGTCAGGTACAATGCAGGACTCCAACTTTATACCATTCGCTATTATTATCCTTCTACCATTGAGACTTTGAGTCAGGGAAGAGATATATTACTGGAACAGAGAAGCAGAACCACTGCTCAAATTGTTATGAAAGAAGCGGAGAAGCCCGCATAA
- a CDS encoding ABC transporter permease subunit — translation MLRLLKYVLLDILKNRMVIFYALFLFVISTGLFSISGDPTKGIASLLNVVLLVTPLLSIIFATIYFYNSYEFIELLSSQPIQRKTILYSQYAGLTISLLLSLITGLGIPLLIFAPTHESLILLLAACGLTMAFVSLALLSALLTRDKARGIGLSILLWFYFTILYDAFLLMIMFAFMDYPMETVTLVMVALNPIDLARVVVLMQLDISALMGYTGAMMQDILGKSQGVFAATLVMTLWIILPLTIAAGKFKRRDL, via the coding sequence ATGCTGAGATTGCTTAAATATGTCCTGCTGGATATACTAAAGAACCGTATGGTTATTTTTTATGCCCTGTTTCTCTTTGTCATTTCTACCGGTCTCTTTTCCATCAGCGGAGATCCGACTAAGGGTATAGCCAGTTTGCTAAATGTCGTATTGCTTGTAACACCCTTGTTAAGTATCATCTTCGCGACCATCTACTTTTACAACTCCTATGAGTTTATTGAATTACTTTCTTCACAACCCATACAAAGAAAGACTATTCTCTATAGTCAATATGCAGGTTTGACAATTTCGTTGCTCTTATCGCTCATCACCGGATTAGGCATTCCTCTGTTAATTTTCGCACCCACACACGAAAGCCTCATTTTATTACTGGCGGCATGCGGTTTAACCATGGCCTTTGTTTCACTCGCACTTTTGTCTGCGCTGTTAACCCGTGATAAAGCACGCGGTATCGGTCTTTCCATTTTACTATGGTTTTACTTTACCATTCTATACGATGCATTCCTGTTAATGATCATGTTTGCTTTTATGGATTACCCGATGGAAACGGTGACTTTAGTTATGGTGGCTTTAAATCCGATCGATCTTGCAAGAGTTGTTGTACTCATGCAGCTGGACATCTCCGCATTGATGGGATATACAGGAGCCATGATGCAGGATATTTTGGGGAAAAGTCAGGGCGTATTTGCAGCTACATTGGTGATGACACTTTGGATTATTCTGCCTCTCACCATTGCGGCAGGTAAATTTAAGAGAAGAGATCTCTGA
- a CDS encoding thioredoxin family protein, whose translation MRNLRIFLSLLLVFSFGSLYSQIQRPVKWAYSIEQKGSAATLVLKAKIDKGWHLYAQDIPAGGPIPTTFKFTPDKNYSLDGKTTEPFAEEVYDVNFDMKVKYYGEEAIFRQKIKLNSKSAFDVKGSLEFMVCNDQMCLPPEEIEFSIPVKGDAKASETTGETPKPSAKDSSLVADTATTLPVTVDTTLQNNVGTPPSTPGKINEPSADIAVLEPGCGDGTKEEASDKSFWGIFIAGMIGGLLALLTPCVFPMIPLTVSFFTKRSPTKSKGIANAIIYAVSIILIYVLLGFLVTVTLGSDALNAMASNVVFNMLFFVIFFIFALSFFGAFEITLPSSWVNKADQASDKGGLIGIFFMAFTLSLVSFSCTGPIIGTLLVEAARGSSYLGPIMGMTGFALALALPFGLFAAFPGWLNSLPKSGGWLNSVKVVLGFLELALALKFLSNVDLAYHWGLLKREVFIAIWIAIFGLMSLYLMGKIKFSHDSDMPYLGTGRLIFAILTLTFTIYLIPGLWGAPLRIISGFPPPEFYKEWIAHSDGAGSHSGSCPHNLNCYHDYESGMAYAKQTGKPVMIDFTGWSCVNCRKMEDNVWSQPQILKILSDDYVLISLYVDDKTPLPENEQYTSEFSGKKIKSTGNKWSDLQSRIYQTNSQPYYVLLDHQGKLLALPKGYTPDADQYKKFLEEGVCRFKNRVN comes from the coding sequence ATGCGAAACCTAAGAATATTCCTCTCGCTGCTGCTGGTTTTTTCATTTGGCAGTCTGTATAGTCAGATTCAGCGCCCGGTAAAATGGGCATATAGTATTGAGCAAAAAGGTAGTGCAGCCACCTTGGTTTTGAAGGCCAAAATAGACAAGGGCTGGCATTTATACGCTCAGGATATACCGGCCGGTGGACCAATCCCCACTACTTTTAAATTCACTCCCGATAAGAATTATTCACTCGATGGTAAAACAACAGAGCCTTTTGCTGAAGAAGTGTATGACGTCAATTTTGATATGAAAGTGAAGTACTATGGCGAAGAAGCCATTTTTCGTCAGAAGATAAAATTGAATTCAAAGTCAGCCTTTGACGTAAAAGGTTCGCTGGAATTCATGGTCTGCAATGATCAGATGTGCTTACCACCCGAAGAAATTGAGTTTAGTATTCCTGTGAAAGGGGATGCAAAAGCCTCAGAAACAACAGGTGAAACACCAAAACCAAGTGCAAAGGATTCATCCCTGGTGGCCGACACTGCAACCACTTTACCTGTAACTGTTGATACTACACTTCAGAACAATGTAGGAACACCTCCATCTACACCCGGTAAAATTAATGAGCCGAGCGCAGATATCGCAGTACTTGAACCCGGATGCGGCGATGGGACAAAGGAAGAAGCATCTGATAAATCATTTTGGGGGATATTCATCGCCGGTATGATCGGTGGATTGCTGGCGCTGCTCACACCTTGTGTGTTTCCCATGATTCCATTAACGGTAAGTTTTTTTACGAAGCGAAGTCCGACGAAAAGTAAAGGTATTGCCAATGCCATAATTTATGCCGTATCCATCATTTTGATTTATGTGTTGCTGGGATTTCTGGTTACTGTAACGCTGGGATCCGATGCGCTCAATGCCATGGCCAGTAATGTGGTGTTTAATATGTTGTTCTTTGTGATCTTCTTCATATTTGCCTTGTCCTTTTTTGGAGCATTTGAAATTACACTCCCCAGTTCATGGGTGAATAAGGCGGACCAGGCTTCAGATAAAGGTGGGTTGATTGGAATTTTCTTTATGGCATTTACTTTAAGCCTGGTTTCTTTCTCCTGTACCGGACCTATTATAGGAACTTTGTTGGTAGAGGCAGCGCGAGGATCATCGTATCTGGGACCCATCATGGGGATGACCGGATTTGCATTAGCCCTTGCTTTACCTTTTGGATTGTTCGCAGCATTTCCCGGATGGTTGAATTCATTGCCAAAGTCCGGTGGATGGCTCAATTCCGTGAAAGTGGTTTTAGGATTTTTAGAGCTTGCCCTTGCCCTGAAATTTCTCTCCAATGTCGACCTTGCTTATCACTGGGGATTGTTGAAGAGAGAAGTGTTCATCGCGATCTGGATTGCCATTTTTGGTCTGATGAGTTTATATCTTATGGGAAAAATAAAATTTTCACATGATAGTGACATGCCTTATCTCGGTACCGGTCGTCTGATTTTTGCGATACTTACATTGACATTTACCATTTATCTGATCCCGGGTTTATGGGGTGCGCCCTTGCGTATCATTAGTGGCTTCCCTCCACCGGAGTTTTATAAAGAATGGATTGCTCATTCTGATGGAGCAGGTAGTCATTCCGGAAGTTGTCCGCATAACCTGAATTGTTATCATGATTATGAATCGGGAATGGCCTACGCAAAGCAGACCGGAAAACCGGTCATGATTGATTTTACCGGATGGAGTTGTGTGAATTGTCGTAAGATGGAAGATAATGTCTGGTCGCAACCTCAGATCTTAAAAATTCTTTCGGATGATTATGTGCTTATCTCTCTTTATGTAGATGATAAAACGCCGCTCCCGGAAAATGAGCAGTATACCAGCGAATTCAGCGGGAAGAAAATTAAGTCCACCGGTAACAAATGGAGTGATCTTCAAAGCCGGATTTATCAAACCAATTCCCAGCCCTATTATGTATTGCTCGATCATCAGGGTAAACTACTCGCTTTGCCAAAAGGATATACACCCGATGCAGATCAATATAAAAAGTTTCTTGAAGAAGGTGTTTGCCGTTTTAAGAACAGAGTGAATTAG
- a CDS encoding ABC transporter ATP-binding protein, with product MITIENISKAFGKVKVLDQLTLELFRGQSVALIGPNGSGKTTLIKCLLGLAIPDSGIIKIDGNDVKGEWQYRSRIGYMPQIGRYPDNITVMQLLEMIKEIRKGTYDVLDEELLESFHVKSFGNKTMRTLSGGTRQKVSACLAFMFDPEILILDEPTAGLDPVSAEILKEKVKTEQRKGKLVLITSHILSDLEDLTNEVAFINEGRLIFFKQVEAIKKETGSGNLSKAIARIMQEQNLITPIDNIL from the coding sequence GTGATTACCATTGAAAATATCAGTAAGGCATTTGGTAAGGTAAAAGTCCTTGACCAGTTAACTCTTGAACTATTCAGGGGCCAGTCAGTAGCATTGATTGGCCCCAATGGTTCGGGGAAAACAACTTTGATTAAATGCCTGCTGGGTCTCGCCATTCCTGATTCCGGCATTATCAAAATTGACGGGAATGATGTAAAAGGAGAATGGCAATACCGAAGCAGGATTGGCTATATGCCCCAAATAGGTCGATATCCCGATAATATTACGGTAATGCAATTGCTAGAAATGATAAAGGAGATTCGAAAAGGAACTTATGATGTATTGGATGAAGAGTTACTGGAATCATTTCATGTTAAATCCTTTGGCAATAAAACCATGCGAACACTGAGCGGTGGAACACGCCAGAAAGTAAGTGCCTGTCTTGCATTTATGTTCGATCCTGAAATATTGATACTGGATGAACCTACAGCAGGACTTGATCCGGTCTCTGCAGAGATATTAAAGGAAAAAGTGAAAACAGAACAACGAAAAGGTAAACTCGTCCTGATCACATCTCATATCCTAAGCGACCTGGAGGACTTAACAAATGAAGTAGCATTCATCAATGAAGGGCGCTTAATCTTCTTCAAACAAGTAGAAGCCATAAAAAAAGAAACCGGTTCCGGAAATCTTTCAAAGGCCATTGCAAGAATTATGCAGGAGCAAAATCTGATCACTCCGATAGACAATATCCTATAA
- a CDS encoding nitrous oxide reductase accessory protein NosL translates to MKPITRILIALSSLSMIATYYVPLWQIQLWAPQYPEGLNMKIWHNHLGGAFDIINGLNHYIGMRLIKDEMFPEFAYIGILIGIYIALGLITSISGKINLLKAFVVTGVLYGVAALYDFYRWGYDYGHNLDPHAAIQVPGMSYQPPVIGYKNLLNFTAYSGPDIGGWIIIAASIVATFLLVYELLIDRKRKKAELHMTGKIALVVLASTFISSCSAQGPSPIQFGKDECTHCKMTLTDQKFGAEIITTTNKVYKYDDVNCLVNYLKAYPDVEKKVKTIYIVDYSNAGNFIPVTEALLLYSEEIRSPMGSAIAAFSTIQDRDAIQNQLSLSETLTWEKVKTSY, encoded by the coding sequence ATGAAACCAATTACCAGAATACTTATTGCACTTTCCTCCCTTTCGATGATTGCTACGTACTATGTCCCGCTATGGCAAATACAGCTTTGGGCACCACAATATCCGGAAGGATTAAATATGAAAATATGGCACAACCATTTGGGAGGCGCCTTCGATATCATCAATGGCCTTAACCACTATATCGGTATGCGGCTTATCAAAGATGAAATGTTTCCGGAATTCGCGTATATTGGAATTCTTATCGGCATTTATATAGCACTTGGATTGATTACTTCAATTTCCGGCAAGATCAATCTTCTTAAAGCATTTGTAGTTACCGGAGTTTTGTACGGCGTAGCTGCTTTATATGATTTTTACAGATGGGGTTATGATTATGGGCATAATTTGGATCCACATGCTGCCATTCAGGTACCTGGCATGTCTTATCAGCCTCCTGTAATCGGTTACAAAAACCTACTGAACTTTACTGCCTATTCCGGACCCGATATCGGAGGATGGATAATTATCGCCGCAAGTATTGTGGCAACTTTTCTTCTGGTGTATGAACTATTAATTGACAGAAAAAGAAAAAAAGCCGAGCTGCACATGACAGGAAAAATAGCACTGGTAGTACTGGCTTCAACTTTTATTTCATCCTGTTCTGCGCAAGGACCTTCTCCCATACAATTTGGTAAAGATGAATGCACCCATTGTAAAATGACTTTAACTGACCAGAAATTCGGTGCTGAAATCATCACTACTACTAATAAAGTTTACAAATACGATGATGTCAACTGTTTGGTGAATTATCTGAAAGCCTATCCGGATGTGGAGAAAAAAGTAAAAACAATCTACATTGTAGACTACAGTAATGCAGGAAATTTTATTCCAGTTACAGAAGCATTACTTCTTTACTCCGAAGAAATCAGAAGTCCGATGGGAAGTGCTATTGCTGCATTTTCCACTATACAGGACAGAGATGCCATTCAAAATCAACTATCGCTTTCTGAAACATTAACCTGGGAAAAAGTCAAAACAAGTTATTGA
- a CDS encoding fasciclin domain-containing protein, with the protein MKKNKLFLGVLGMALTTMTILSGCGGSTGTETTTEATTEEAVADAGQSAVKDDESQKDVVKVAIGSKDHTTLVAAVQAAELVDVLSNAGPFTVFAPTNDAFNLLPAGTVDDLVKPENKEKLQDILQYHVAVAVYKPEMFRDGQVIGMANSGNITISVKDGKTMVNGKATILASVNASNGIIHVIDQVLLEEKK; encoded by the coding sequence ATGAAAAAAAACAAATTATTCCTGGGTGTGCTTGGCATGGCCCTCACCACAATGACCATCTTGTCAGGATGCGGAGGTAGCACTGGAACTGAAACCACCACTGAAGCCACAACTGAAGAAGCAGTGGCTGATGCCGGTCAATCTGCCGTGAAAGATGATGAATCACAAAAAGATGTTGTAAAAGTTGCCATCGGAAGTAAGGATCATACCACATTGGTGGCTGCGGTTCAGGCGGCAGAGCTGGTAGATGTGCTGAGCAATGCAGGCCCTTTCACCGTTTTTGCTCCAACCAATGATGCATTCAATTTGCTACCTGCCGGAACAGTTGATGATCTTGTTAAACCGGAGAACAAAGAGAAGTTGCAGGATATATTGCAATACCATGTAGCGGTTGCTGTTTACAAACCTGAAATGTTTCGTGATGGTCAGGTAATTGGCATGGCGAATAGCGGAAATATCACTATCAGTGTAAAAGACGGAAAAACAATGGTAAATGGCAAAGCAACAATCCTTGCCAGTGTGAATGCCTCCAATGGCATAATCCATGTAATTGATCAGGTACTCCTGGAAGAAAAGAAATAG
- a CDS encoding DUF3267 domain-containing protein encodes MPKPLTPDNLEQNGYVLHVHLAHLDLVAFIKQYFFIKNPVTIFYLLFNLRLVSVGVCFVFLADSAADSLLKFFLSFFLFFLIVPVHELIHGIGYKLAGAEKVTYKAVWKQMVFYAMADRFVANKKQFVLLAIAPFLLINTLFISLFFYLPEPFSWVSYGALLMHTAGCSGDFALMSYFYNYWEKNPVTYDDVAGQMSYFYLKKD; translated from the coding sequence GTGCCAAAACCCCTAACCCCCGATAATCTGGAGCAAAACGGATATGTTTTACATGTTCATCTTGCTCACCTGGACTTAGTGGCCTTTATCAAACAGTACTTCTTTATCAAAAACCCGGTGACCATTTTTTATTTGTTGTTCAACCTTCGTTTGGTCTCTGTAGGAGTCTGTTTTGTTTTTCTGGCAGATTCGGCAGCCGATAGTCTCCTGAAATTCTTCCTCAGTTTTTTTCTGTTTTTTCTGATAGTCCCTGTTCATGAGCTGATTCATGGCATTGGATATAAACTGGCGGGTGCTGAAAAAGTAACGTATAAAGCCGTCTGGAAACAAATGGTTTTTTATGCAATGGCGGATCGTTTTGTGGCCAATAAAAAGCAGTTTGTTTTACTGGCTATTGCCCCTTTTCTGCTGATAAACACGCTGTTCATCTCCTTGTTTTTTTATTTGCCGGAGCCTTTTTCCTGGGTAAGCTATGGAGCCCTTCTCATGCACACAGCAGGTTGTTCCGGGGATTTTGCTTTAATGAGTTATTTTTATAACTATTGGGAAAAGAACCCGGTAACCTATGACGATGTGGCCGGACAGATGTCGTATTTTTATCTGAAGAAGGACTGA
- a CDS encoding nitrous oxide reductase family maturation protein NosD, producing the protein MKKLQLLILITSAFLLNFSRTQGKQFFCGKGTSLPYIQVALDNAQSGDTLIVRTGHYKQGNLFIKKSISFLAEKNVLLDGENKYEILTITGDQVCIKGFTIMNSGVMSTKDLAGIKILACRNILLENNIVINCNFGIYLSNTKHCLLRNNRIKGNVVQDPNTGNGIHVWKADSIQIIKNESTGQRDGIYFEFVTNSTIIDNFSHENLRYGLHFMFSHSNTYTNNQFTKNGAGVAVMYSHHVKMYHNSFDHNWGSSAYGILLKDISDSEVMFNKFEYNSAGIYMEGSNRIKMEQNSFYNNGWALRIQASCTDNFINRNNFTGNTFDVSTNGETQLNNFSNNYWDKYEGYDLNKDGYGDIPYRPVSLFSMIIEQLPPSLLLIRSFMVYLLDKAEKIIPSLTPIHLMDELPQMRMIKFKETKKSLSSTLPYLYYQPKLNIQYLKT; encoded by the coding sequence ATGAAAAAACTTCAGCTTTTAATCCTGATAACTTCTGCATTCCTGTTGAATTTTTCAAGGACGCAAGGCAAACAATTCTTTTGTGGCAAAGGAACATCTCTGCCCTATATTCAAGTGGCGTTGGACAATGCACAATCCGGAGATACCCTGATTGTTCGTACCGGCCACTACAAACAAGGAAATCTCTTTATCAAAAAGTCCATTTCATTTCTGGCAGAAAAAAACGTCCTGCTGGATGGAGAAAACAAATATGAAATTCTCACTATAACCGGCGATCAGGTTTGTATTAAAGGCTTCACTATTATGAATAGCGGAGTGATGAGCACCAAGGATCTTGCAGGAATAAAAATACTGGCATGCAGGAACATTTTATTGGAAAATAACATAGTGATCAATTGTAATTTCGGCATTTACCTTTCCAACACTAAACACTGTTTATTAAGAAATAACAGAATAAAAGGAAATGTAGTCCAGGATCCAAACACCGGAAACGGCATTCATGTCTGGAAAGCGGATAGTATTCAAATCATAAAAAATGAATCTACCGGACAGAGAGATGGAATTTATTTTGAATTTGTAACCAACTCTACCATCATCGATAATTTCTCTCACGAAAATCTGCGCTATGGCCTTCACTTCATGTTTTCGCATAGTAATACGTATACAAATAATCAATTTACAAAAAACGGAGCGGGAGTAGCCGTCATGTATTCTCATCATGTGAAGATGTACCATAATTCATTTGATCATAACTGGGGATCCAGTGCATACGGTATACTACTAAAAGACATTTCCGACAGCGAGGTAATGTTCAATAAATTCGAATACAACTCTGCCGGCATATATATGGAGGGAAGTAATCGCATTAAAATGGAACAAAACTCCTTCTACAATAACGGGTGGGCACTCCGCATACAAGCCAGTTGCACCGACAACTTCATCAACCGCAATAATTTCACAGGAAACACTTTTGATGTTTCCACGAATGGCGAAACACAACTCAACAATTTTTCAAACAATTACTGGGACAAGTACGAAGGATATGATCTCAACAAAGATGGTTATGGAGATATTCCTTATCGCCCCGTAAGTCTGTTTTCTATGATCATAGAGCAACTGCCTCCTTCGTTACTCCTTATACGAAGTTTCATGGTTTATCTGTTGGATAAAGCCGAAAAAATAATACCATCTCTCACTCCTATTCATCTCATGGATGAGTTACCTCAAATGAGAATGATAAAATTCAAGGAAACAAAAAAGTCGCTTAGTTCAACTTTACCCTACCTGTATTATCAACCTAAATTAAACATTCAATATTTGAAAACATGA